In the Malassezia vespertilionis chromosome 3, complete sequence genome, one interval contains:
- the ESC4 gene encoding regulator of Ty1 Transposition (COG:D; COG:K; COG:L; COG:T; EggNog:ENOG503NXVY), producing MLQGVTFCVSETLSPARGEKARDALLRHGATEFRLERDTDASAFTRSVTHFITDTTNVLAAQWCERVDTNALVERAQTSACAVTPEWVERSIARKARQPEALFSADPSMIFSGVVVCCSAMPPHDQEVIASAVTSLGGACKCTLCEEVTHLVTTTRDGAKVRALEEHPHIPILVVAPHWINDSFGLNRRLPLDEYLFDMQTPGSIPVCMRASWDRVETRPAAPTQSPSGDRGAVLANKTVLFARDTHGGTFETDPGLHSLHDRVESAGGRCLASFTDDAHVEARVAEADIVIARVRESPEVCAAMRAYKTVGTLPWLISVLTSGKMSSPRDRLLDFPCPAQPVDGFEHLDITITNYTGKARAYLRELITKMGGNFTPYMTDKHDVCVALEPKGDKAAKAREWNIPVVNHTWLETCFATWTMHTMAQHQFITFPGAHRLNAVVGKAGIPDSVLAPWLERDVVPGHMLQPTVENMSQATPEPEPEPEPEPEPEPEPEPEPEPEPPTVENMSQATPEPEPKPEKEPEEVLHAREMEEREALQTRARPVAKDAQRPPDPSPHETPPSTRANTPKRKSDTTPTPNAARKRKSTIPVIATTSVDLDEPMLATLDALHIRRTDKVEEATHLVAKSLTRTEKMLCAIAHGTVQIVNVGWLEAMTKQQAIVDAAPFALHDHAKEKRWDMSLSTSLAKSHANPGKQFEGHTFYITRNVQPAKDILQRVIEASGGKAANASSVTARNLLKEPTRLHVIGARADTQQLLALQEQYVKQAATHDPPLHFWTPELILSGVLRQELRWDPVFQLAL from the exons ATGTTACAAGGCGTGACATTTTGCGTGAGCGAGACGCTCAGTCCCGCGCGCGGAGAAAAG GCACGCGATGCCCTcttgcgccatggcgccaCCGAGTTCCGATTAGAGAGAGACACGGACGCGAGCGCATTTACGCGCAGCGTCACCCACTTTATCACCGACACGACAAACGTgctcgcagcgcaatggtgcgagcgcgtggaTACCAATGCACTTGtggagcgtgcacagaCAAGTGCATGTGCCGTGACGCCCGAGTGGGTCGAGCGCtccattgcgcgcaaggcacgtcAGCCCGAGGCGCTCTTCAGCGCCGATCCCAGCATGATTTTCTCCGGCGTCGTcgtgtgctgctcggcCATGCCACCACACGACCAGGAAGTGATTGCGTCGGCCGTGACGTCGCTGggcggtgcatgcaaatgcacgctGTGTGAGGAAGTCACACACCTCGTCACCACcacgcgcgacggcgcaaaagtgcgtgcgctcgaggagcatCCACATATACCCATTCTTGttgttgcgccgcactggaTCAATGACAGTTTTGGCCTTAACCGGAGGCTTCCGCTGGACGAGTACTTGTTTGATATGCAGACGCCGGGCTCGATTCCTGTTTgtatgcgcgcgtcgtggGATCGTGTAGAGACGCggcctgcggcgccgacaCAGTCGCCAAGTGGCGACCGaggcgctgtgcttgccAACAAAACGGTGTtatttgcgcgcgacacgcACGGCGGGACGTTTGAGACGGATCCGGGTCTGCATTCGCTGCACGACAGAGTCGAAAGTGCGGGCGGGCGGTGCCTCGCTTCATTCACCGACGACGCCCACGTCGAGGCGCGTGTCGCAGAGGCCGATATTGtgattgcgcgcgtgcgcgagagccCTGAAGTGTGTGCGGCAATGCGTGCGTACAAAACGGTGGGCACGCTGCCTTGGCTGATTTCCGTGCTTACAAGCGGCAAAAtgagctcgccgcgcgatcgACTGCTCGACTTTCCGTGTCCGGCCCAGCCTGTGGATGGATTTGAGCACCTGGACATTACCATTACAAACTACACGGGCAAGGCACGCGCCTACTTGCGCGAGCTCATCACCAAGATGGGCGGTAACTTTACGCCGTACATGACAGATAAGCACGATGTGTGCGTCGCACTGGAGCCAAAAGGCGATAAGgcggccaaggcgcgcgagtgGAATATTCCCGTGGTGAACCATACGTGGCTCGAGACGTGCTTTGCGACGTGGACTATGCACACCATGGCACAGCACCAATTTATCACGTTCCCTGGCGCGCACCGTTTGAATGCGGTGGTCGGCAAAGCCGGGATTCCGGActcggtgcttgcgccttGGCTGGAGCGCGATGTGGTGCCTGGGCACATGTTGCAGCCGACAGTAGAGAACATGTCGCAGGCAacgccagagccagagccagagccagagccagagccagagccagagccagagccagagccagagccagagccagagccgcCGACAGTAGAGAACATGTCGCAGGCAAcaccagagccagagcctAAGCCAGAAAAAGAGCCAGAAGAAGTGTTGCATGCGCGAGAGATGGAGGAGCGTGAGGCACTCCAAACAAGGGCCCGGCCTGTCGCGAaagatgcacagcgcccTCCTGACCCCTCGCCGCACGAAACGCCCCCTtctacgcgcgcaaatACCCCCAAGCGCAAATCCGATACCACACCCACTCCtaacgctgcgcgcaagcgcaaaagTACAATACCCGTCATTGCCACCACATCTgtcgacttggacgagcCGATGCTTGCAACGCTAGACGCCTTGCACATCCGACGCACAGACAAGGTGGAAGAAGCGACACACCTCGTCGCCAAATCCCTCACACGCACGGAAAAAATGCTGTGTgccattgcgcacggcacTGTCCAGATCGTGAATGTAGGATGGCTCGAGGCCATGACAAAGCAGCAGGCAATtgtcgacgctgcgccgtttgcgctgcacgaccaTGCAAAAGAAAAGCGCTGGGACATGTCCTTGAGCACGTCCCTCGCCAAGAGCCACGCGAATCCCGGCAAGCAGTTCGAGGGCCACACCTTTTACATCACACGCAACGTTCAGCCCGCCAAGGACATTTTACAGCGTGTGATCGAGgccagcggcggcaaagCCGCGAACGCGTCGAGTGTCACTGCACGCAACCTCCTCAAGGAGCCCACGCGTCTGCATGTcattggagcgcgcgccgatacCCAGCAATTGCTGGCGCTACAGGAGCAGTATGTCAAGCAAGCCGCGACGCACGATCCCCCCCTGCATTTCTGGACGCCCGAGCTGATCCTCTCGGGGGTATTGCGCCAGGAACTGCGTTGGGACCCAGTATTTCAGCTTGCGCTGTAG